A genomic segment from Portunus trituberculatus isolate SZX2019 chromosome 14, ASM1759143v1, whole genome shotgun sequence encodes:
- the LOC123503720 gene encoding carbohydrate sulfotransferase 8-like isoform X2: MVPSTKSCHRLLLVPITCMFAIFFVWSAKTDIDKKESKLSAIFTRLRRPLDIFLFDYEGNETTDGYAVYTNDVQDDGVDEAFLREREKVYSKRQLLVEETCKKLGPNVTYRSLKNVPLRRLRWLNARHLIMCVNAKVGTSSWSHYLIDVAKPGLSSKMRDMHPAAVRYLVPPFSRKSPESLNLINEYKKIMIVRHPFARVVSAYLNKIVGGRGHWFRLSRKIIKKYRPQSSSLTSEISSFEEFVKYLVEDIPINDDIQRKYHNTQDIHWMPFYANCAPCNIHYDAILNMESIGDDTRLCPGNSPWRSTRDTASISKCLGTASIHTSKKHNLQMQTATVTVHSVAIVLVEN; encoded by the exons ATGGTGCCATCTACCAAGTCCTGCCACAGGCTGCTCCTCGTGCCCATCACTTGCATGTTCGCCATCTTCTTTGTG TGGTCCGCGAAGACCGATATAGACAAGAAAGAGTCGAAGTTATCTGCAATCTTCACTCGCCTTAGAAGGCCATTGGATATTTTTCTCTTCGattatgaaggaaatgagactacTGATGGATACGCAGTGTATACCAATGACGTGCAAGACGATGGTGTAGATGAAGCTTTTCTAcgtgaaagagaaaag GTGTACAGCAAGAGACAGCTGCTTGTGGAGGAGACATGTAAGAAGCTGGGTCCTAACGTTACCTATCGCTCCTTAAAGAATGTACCGCTCAGACGTCTACGCTGGCTCAATGCCCGCCACCTTATTATGTGTGTTAATGCGAAG GTAGGTACAAGTAGCTGGAGCCATTACCTTATAGACGTTGCCAAACCAGGCTTATCGTCCAAGATGAGGGACATGCATCCTGCTGCAGTTCGGTATCTCGTCCCCCCTTTCAGTCGTAAGAG CCCAGAGTCCCTGAACCTGATAAATGAATACAAGAAGATCATGATAGTGAGACACCCGTTCGCTCGTGTTGTGTCGGCTTATCTAAACAAGATAGTCGGAGGTAGAGGGCATTGGTTTCG ATTGTCAAGAAAAATCATCAAAAAATATCGGCCGCAGTCTTCGTCGTTGACATCTGAAATATCCAGCTTCGAGGAGTTCGTCAAATATTTGGTAGAAGACATTCCCATCAATGACGACATCCAGCGGAAGTATCATAATACGCAAGACATTCACTGGATGCCCTTCTACGCCAACTGTGCCCCTTGTAATATCCATTACGATGCCATTCTCAACATGGAATCCATCGGTGACGACACGAG GCTTTGCCCAGGGAACTCACCATGGCGCTCTACCAGAGATACCGCGTCGATTTCGAAATGTTTGGGTACAGCATCCATTCATACCTCAAAGAAACATAACCTTCAGATGCAGACTGCCACGGTAACTGTGCACAGCGTCGCCATTGTCCTTGTGGAAAACTAA
- the LOC123503720 gene encoding carbohydrate sulfotransferase 11-like isoform X3: MVPSTKSCHRLLLVPITCMFAIFFVWSAKTDIDKKESKLSAIFTRLRRPLDIFLFDYEGNETTDGYAVYTNDVQDDGVDEAFLREREKVYSKRQLLVEETCKKLGPNVTYRSLKNVPLRRLRWLNARHLIMCVNAKVGTSSWSHYLIDVAKPGLSSKMRDMHPAAVRYLVPPFSRKSPESLNLINEYKKIMIVRHPFARVVSAYLNKIVGGRGHWFRLSRKIIKKYRPQSSSLTSEISSFEEFVKYLVEDIPINDDIQRKYHNTQDIHWMPFYANCAPCNIHYDAILNMESIGDDTRTVSSPGHQVCALLSVADV, encoded by the exons ATGGTGCCATCTACCAAGTCCTGCCACAGGCTGCTCCTCGTGCCCATCACTTGCATGTTCGCCATCTTCTTTGTG TGGTCCGCGAAGACCGATATAGACAAGAAAGAGTCGAAGTTATCTGCAATCTTCACTCGCCTTAGAAGGCCATTGGATATTTTTCTCTTCGattatgaaggaaatgagactacTGATGGATACGCAGTGTATACCAATGACGTGCAAGACGATGGTGTAGATGAAGCTTTTCTAcgtgaaagagaaaag GTGTACAGCAAGAGACAGCTGCTTGTGGAGGAGACATGTAAGAAGCTGGGTCCTAACGTTACCTATCGCTCCTTAAAGAATGTACCGCTCAGACGTCTACGCTGGCTCAATGCCCGCCACCTTATTATGTGTGTTAATGCGAAG GTAGGTACAAGTAGCTGGAGCCATTACCTTATAGACGTTGCCAAACCAGGCTTATCGTCCAAGATGAGGGACATGCATCCTGCTGCAGTTCGGTATCTCGTCCCCCCTTTCAGTCGTAAGAG CCCAGAGTCCCTGAACCTGATAAATGAATACAAGAAGATCATGATAGTGAGACACCCGTTCGCTCGTGTTGTGTCGGCTTATCTAAACAAGATAGTCGGAGGTAGAGGGCATTGGTTTCG ATTGTCAAGAAAAATCATCAAAAAATATCGGCCGCAGTCTTCGTCGTTGACATCTGAAATATCCAGCTTCGAGGAGTTCGTCAAATATTTGGTAGAAGACATTCCCATCAATGACGACATCCAGCGGAAGTATCATAATACGCAAGACATTCACTGGATGCCCTTCTACGCCAACTGTGCCCCTTGTAATATCCATTACGATGCCATTCTCAACATGGAATCCATCGGTGACGACACGAG GACAGTTTCATCGCCTGGCCACCAAGTGTGTGCATTACTCAGTGTCGCTGATGTGTAG
- the LOC123503720 gene encoding carbohydrate sulfotransferase 11-like isoform X1 — protein MVPSTKSCHRLLLVPITCMFAIFFVWSAKTDIDKKESKLSAIFTRLRRPLDIFLFDYEGNETTDGYAVYTNDVQDDGVDEAFLREREKVYSKRQLLVEETCKKLGPNVTYRSLKNVPLRRLRWLNARHLIMCVNAKVGTSSWSHYLIDVAKPGLSSKMRDMHPAAVRYLVPPFSRKSPESLNLINEYKKIMIVRHPFARVVSAYLNKIVGGRGHWFRLSRKIIKKYRPQSSSLTSEISSFEEFVKYLVEDIPINDDIQRKYHNTQDIHWMPFYANCAPCNIHYDAILNMESIGDDTRYINHKFRLGLKQTLQKKPCTQLIGVHRSQIFQGFAQGTHHGALPEIPRRFRNVWVQHPFIPQRNITFRCRLPR, from the exons ATGGTGCCATCTACCAAGTCCTGCCACAGGCTGCTCCTCGTGCCCATCACTTGCATGTTCGCCATCTTCTTTGTG TGGTCCGCGAAGACCGATATAGACAAGAAAGAGTCGAAGTTATCTGCAATCTTCACTCGCCTTAGAAGGCCATTGGATATTTTTCTCTTCGattatgaaggaaatgagactacTGATGGATACGCAGTGTATACCAATGACGTGCAAGACGATGGTGTAGATGAAGCTTTTCTAcgtgaaagagaaaag GTGTACAGCAAGAGACAGCTGCTTGTGGAGGAGACATGTAAGAAGCTGGGTCCTAACGTTACCTATCGCTCCTTAAAGAATGTACCGCTCAGACGTCTACGCTGGCTCAATGCCCGCCACCTTATTATGTGTGTTAATGCGAAG GTAGGTACAAGTAGCTGGAGCCATTACCTTATAGACGTTGCCAAACCAGGCTTATCGTCCAAGATGAGGGACATGCATCCTGCTGCAGTTCGGTATCTCGTCCCCCCTTTCAGTCGTAAGAG CCCAGAGTCCCTGAACCTGATAAATGAATACAAGAAGATCATGATAGTGAGACACCCGTTCGCTCGTGTTGTGTCGGCTTATCTAAACAAGATAGTCGGAGGTAGAGGGCATTGGTTTCG ATTGTCAAGAAAAATCATCAAAAAATATCGGCCGCAGTCTTCGTCGTTGACATCTGAAATATCCAGCTTCGAGGAGTTCGTCAAATATTTGGTAGAAGACATTCCCATCAATGACGACATCCAGCGGAAGTATCATAATACGCAAGACATTCACTGGATGCCCTTCTACGCCAACTGTGCCCCTTGTAATATCCATTACGATGCCATTCTCAACATGGAATCCATCGGTGACGACACGAG GTACATAAACCATAAGTTCCGTCTGGGCTTGAAACAAACACTGCAAAAAAAACCATGCACCCAACTCATCGGAGTCCATCGCTCCCAAATTTTTCAAG GCTTTGCCCAGGGAACTCACCATGGCGCTCTACCAGAGATACCGCGTCGATTTCGAAATGTTTGGGTACAGCATCCATTCATACCTCAAAGAAACATAACCTTCAGATGCAGACTGCCACGGTAA